From bacterium, one genomic window encodes:
- a CDS encoding glycosyltransferase, protein MKKVLMIACYFPPYGGMGCQRALKFVKYLPSHDYMPTVLTVKEKKIKKDSPSREEFYKPKDPLLLKDIPPEVLVYRTFILEPTLFLKKIFFKTAKKVSTEFPEKLSQTKKNIFFKYLRTFLDLPDHEVGWLPFALYKGWQIIRKEKIEVIFSTSPPHSIHLIGYLLKYLTKKPWVIDFRDPWTREVWFNPATNLRRKIEEGLEKRILRYADKIVCNTEPMKEDFMKIYPEISSDKFIVITNGFDQEDFQNLKEQPKEKLVIAYTGTMCISFNDQESVRYNPIYFFKALRKLLDEHPLLEDKIEVIFAVYIREELEVSNLIKKLGLEKVLKIYQFLSHQECMQHLVNADVLLLIHHRGLLSKDWVPAKLYEYLGTGKPILALISKELGATYKILEETKAGIIASPDDIEEIKEVIYKIYLDYQNKNLSFDLVKEKVLQYERNNLTKKLSEVFNSLLKK, encoded by the coding sequence TTGAAAAAAGTCTTAATGATTGCTTGTTACTTTCCTCCTTATGGTGGTATGGGCTGCCAAAGAGCTTTAAAGTTTGTCAAATATCTTCCTTCTCATGACTATATGCCCACGGTTTTAACGGTCAAAGAGAAGAAGATTAAAAAAGACTCTCCTAGCCGGGAGGAATTTTACAAACCAAAAGATCCTTTATTATTAAAAGATATTCCACCAGAAGTTTTAGTTTATCGAACGTTTATTTTAGAACCTACTTTATTTTTAAAGAAGATCTTCTTTAAGACCGCTAAAAAAGTTTCCACAGAATTTCCAGAAAAACTAAGTCAAACTAAAAAAAATATCTTCTTTAAATACTTAAGAACTTTTTTAGATCTTCCTGACCATGAAGTGGGATGGCTGCCTTTTGCCCTATATAAAGGTTGGCAAATCATTAGAAAAGAAAAGATCGAGGTTATCTTTTCTACTTCTCCACCTCATAGTATTCATCTGATTGGATACTTATTAAAATATTTAACTAAGAAACCTTGGGTGATAGACTTTCGAGACCCTTGGACGAGGGAAGTTTGGTTTAATCCAGCTACAAACCTTCGAAGAAAAATAGAAGAAGGCTTAGAAAAAAGGATCTTAAGATATGCTGATAAAATTGTCTGTAATACCGAACCAATGAAAGAAGATTTTATGAAGATTTACCCTGAAATATCTTCAGACAAATTTATAGTCATCACTAATGGTTTTGATCAAGAAGACTTTCAAAACTTAAAAGAACAACCCAAGGAAAAACTTGTCATAGCTTATACGGGAACGATGTGTATAAGTTTTAATGATCAAGAAAGCGTCCGCTATAATCCCATTTACTTTTTTAAAGCTCTTCGTAAATTATTAGATGAGCATCCGCTGTTAGAAGATAAGATAGAGGTAATCTTTGCTGTTTATATTAGAGAGGAACTGGAGGTGTCTAATTTAATTAAAAAGTTAGGTTTAGAAAAAGTATTGAAGATTTATCAGTTTCTGTCCCATCAAGAATGTATGCAACATTTAGTTAACGCTGATGTCTTGTTACTTATCCATCATCGAGGACTTTTAAGTAAGGATTGGGTTCCGGCTAAATTATACGAATACTTAGGAACTGGTAAGCCTATTTTGGCTTTAATTTCAAAAGAACTTGGAGCTACCTACAAAATATTAGAAGAGACCAAAGCAGGAATAATTGCTTCTCCTGATGACATAGAAGAAATTAAGGAGGTTATTTACAAGATCTACTTAGATTATCAAAATAAAAACCTTTCTTTTGATCTAGTTAAAGAAAAAGTTCTTCAATATGAAAGAAATAACTTAACTAAAAAGTTAAGTGAAGTTTTTAATAGCTTGCTTAAAAAATAG